The window TTGCAGACGTTATTATTCTAAACAAAATTGATCTTTCGACTTCGGCCCAAATTGAAAAAGTAAAAAGATCCATACAAGCCCTGAACCCTCGGGCTGAAATCATCGCGGCGGAAAAAGGGTCTGTACCCTTAGATAAAATTCTTAATACAAACAAATTTAATCTAGAGGTCGCGCAAAGCTCGTCAGGTTGGATGAAAACTCTACGAGGCGAGGAAAAGTCAGAATCAGAGGAATTCGGAATAACCTCATTTGTCTATCGTGCGCGAAAGCCGCTTCATCCAGAAAGGTTCGCACAGTTTTTGGAAAAATCGCCAGAAGGCGTACTTCGTGCAAAAGGATATTTTTGGTTAGCTAGTAGACCCGAAGCTGTTGGGCTTTATCAGCTTGCTGGAAGCTCAGTGTCGTTTTCGGGAATTGGTTACTGGTGGTGCTGTATCGGTGAACGCTTTTGGCCAAATGATAAAGAAGAGCGTAAGAAAATATATGAATTGTGGGACGAGCGATATGGCGATCGCAGACAAGAAATTGTTTTCATCGGCACCGACTTGGATAAGAAATCTATAACTGAAGCGTTTGACAAGGCCTTGCTGACTGATTCCGAAGAAAATATGGGATTAAAAAAATGGCAAAAGTTTGCTGATCCGCTCCCTGCCTTTGAACTTTCTGAAAGGCCACTGAATGCAACTTAATGAAAAATCTCTACAGTCAGAAGATTGGTTAACACAATTCTTATGTCCT of the Deltaproteobacteria bacterium genome contains:
- a CDS encoding GTP-binding protein, which codes for MYKKDRLKIDDTKKLPVTVLSGFLGAGKTTLLNHVLKNRDGLKVAVIVNDMSEVNIDGGIVKINEVSLSRTEEKTVEMSNGCICCTLREDLLKEITRLAAERKFDYLLIESTGISEPLPVAETFQFEDENGNSLSSVARLDTMLTVVSVPDFFKQVAEAQELKAVGMQIGDEDERTIADLLIEQVEFADVIILNKIDLSTSAQIEKVKRSIQALNPRAEIIAAEKGSVPLDKILNTNKFNLEVAQSSSGWMKTLRGEEKSESEEFGITSFVYRARKPLHPERFAQFLEKSPEGVLRAKGYFWLASRPEAVGLYQLAGSSVSFSGIGYWWCCIGERFWPNDKEERKKIYELWDERYGDRRQEIVFIGTDLDKKSITEAFDKALLTDSEENMGLKKWQKFADPLPAFELSERPLNAT